Proteins encoded within one genomic window of Couchioplanes caeruleus:
- a CDS encoding thiolase family protein: MPRVSREVVFVDGVRTPFGKAGGMYAETRADDLVIRCIRELLRRNPQLPPERVDEVAIAATTQIGDQGLTIGRTAALLSGLPKTVPGYAIDRMCAGAMTAVTSVAGGIAMGAYDVAIAGGVEHMGRHPMGEGVDPNPRILAEKLVDPSALVMGATAENLHDRLPAITKERADAFGLASQEKTAKAYANGKLQPDMVPVAVRSVEEGWGLATADEAPRQTSMEKLATLKTPFRPHGRVTAGNAAGLNDGATAALLADEETARELGLPVAMRMVSYGFVGVEPEVMGYGPIPSTEKALRLAGLTIEDIGLFELNEAFAIQVLAFLDHFGIADDDPRVNPWGGAIAIGHPLASSGVRLMTQLARHFAERPEVRYGLTAMCIGIGMGGTVIWENPNWEGADK, translated from the coding sequence GTGCCCCGAGTAAGTCGCGAGGTCGTCTTCGTCGACGGCGTCCGCACCCCGTTCGGCAAGGCCGGCGGCATGTACGCCGAGACCCGTGCCGACGATCTGGTGATCCGGTGCATCCGTGAGTTGTTGCGCCGCAACCCGCAGCTCCCGCCCGAGCGGGTCGACGAGGTGGCCATCGCCGCCACCACCCAGATCGGCGACCAGGGCCTGACCATCGGCCGCACCGCCGCGCTGCTGTCCGGCCTGCCCAAGACCGTTCCCGGCTACGCCATCGACCGGATGTGCGCCGGCGCCATGACCGCGGTGACCAGCGTCGCCGGCGGCATCGCCATGGGCGCGTACGACGTCGCGATCGCCGGCGGTGTCGAGCACATGGGCCGGCACCCGATGGGTGAGGGCGTCGACCCCAACCCGCGGATCCTGGCCGAGAAGCTGGTCGACCCGTCCGCGCTGGTCATGGGCGCCACGGCGGAGAACCTGCACGACCGCCTGCCCGCCATCACCAAGGAGCGCGCCGACGCGTTCGGCCTGGCGTCGCAGGAGAAGACCGCCAAGGCGTACGCGAACGGCAAGCTGCAGCCCGACATGGTGCCGGTCGCCGTCCGCAGCGTCGAGGAGGGCTGGGGCCTGGCCACGGCCGACGAGGCTCCCCGCCAGACCTCGATGGAGAAGCTGGCGACGCTCAAGACCCCGTTCCGCCCGCACGGCCGGGTCACCGCCGGTAACGCGGCCGGCCTCAACGACGGCGCCACCGCCGCGCTGCTGGCCGACGAGGAGACCGCCCGCGAACTGGGCCTGCCGGTCGCCATGCGGATGGTCTCGTACGGCTTCGTCGGCGTCGAGCCCGAGGTCATGGGCTACGGCCCGATCCCGTCGACGGAGAAGGCGCTGCGCCTGGCCGGCCTGACGATCGAGGACATCGGCCTCTTCGAGCTGAACGAGGCGTTCGCGATCCAGGTGCTCGCGTTCCTCGACCACTTTGGCATCGCCGACGACGACCCGCGGGTCAACCCGTGGGGCGGCGCGATCGCCATCGGCCACCCGCTCGCCTCGTCGGGCGTGCGCCTGATGACGCAGCTCGCGCGCCACTTCGCCGAGCGCCCCGAGGTCCGCTACGGCCTCACCGCGATGTGCATCGGCATCGGCATGGGTGGCACGGTCATCTGGGAGAACCCGAACTGGGAAGGTGCGGACAAGTGA
- a CDS encoding HRDC domain-containing protein, whose protein sequence is MTDEAPQRRRDAPDHAIDGPHDVPPDPSGGPEPARPSVPLTAPRDGTPRPVETAEELAEVVARLAAGSGPVAVDAERASGYRYTQRAYLVQLRREGAGTVLLDPMPLEDLRTLDAALADTEWVLHAASQDLACLAELGLKPRRLFDTELAARLAGFERVGLAALTEQLLGYSLEKHHSAADWSTRPLPESWLTYAALDVELLTDLRDHLADELERQGKAAWAAEEFAALVAGADRPPRTRPDPWRRTSGIHRVRGARAQSRVRALWYARDGVAARRDSAPGRVLPDSAIIAAAELDPKDERTLLGLPGFGGRSVRRLARVWLDALDGARALADDELPVNQPVEGPPPPHRWAERDPVAAARLQRCRQVVIATAEAHTLPPENLISPDFIRRLAWSPPEEIAPQTVGETLRGFGARDWQVGLIADALAKALPDPTA, encoded by the coding sequence GTGACCGACGAAGCACCCCAGCGCCGTCGGGACGCGCCGGACCACGCGATCGACGGACCGCACGACGTGCCGCCCGACCCTTCCGGCGGTCCCGAGCCTGCCCGCCCCTCCGTACCGCTGACCGCGCCGCGCGATGGCACGCCCCGGCCGGTGGAGACCGCCGAGGAGCTGGCCGAGGTCGTCGCCCGGCTGGCCGCCGGCTCCGGGCCGGTCGCCGTCGACGCCGAGCGGGCGTCCGGCTACCGCTACACCCAGCGGGCCTACCTGGTGCAGTTGCGCCGCGAGGGCGCCGGCACGGTGCTGCTCGATCCGATGCCGTTGGAGGACCTGCGCACGCTGGACGCCGCGCTCGCCGATACCGAGTGGGTGCTGCACGCCGCGAGCCAGGACCTGGCCTGCCTCGCCGAGCTGGGCTTGAAGCCGCGGCGGTTGTTCGACACCGAGCTCGCCGCGCGGCTGGCCGGCTTCGAGCGCGTCGGGCTGGCCGCGCTCACCGAGCAGTTGCTCGGCTACTCGCTGGAGAAGCATCACTCGGCCGCCGACTGGTCCACCCGGCCGCTGCCGGAGTCCTGGCTGACGTACGCGGCGCTCGACGTCGAGCTGCTCACCGACCTGCGCGACCACCTCGCCGACGAGCTCGAGCGGCAGGGCAAGGCCGCCTGGGCCGCCGAGGAGTTCGCCGCGCTCGTGGCCGGCGCCGACCGGCCGCCGCGCACCCGCCCTGACCCGTGGCGGCGCACCTCCGGCATCCACCGCGTCCGCGGCGCCCGCGCCCAGTCCCGGGTCCGCGCCCTCTGGTACGCCCGCGACGGCGTCGCCGCCCGCCGCGACTCAGCTCCCGGTCGGGTGCTGCCCGACTCGGCGATCATCGCGGCCGCCGAGCTGGACCCGAAGGACGAGCGGACGCTGCTGGGCCTGCCGGGCTTCGGCGGCCGCTCGGTGCGCCGGCTGGCCCGGGTCTGGCTGGACGCGCTGGACGGCGCCCGCGCCCTGGCCGACGACGAGCTGCCGGTCAACCAGCCGGTCGAGGGTCCGCCGCCGCCGCACCGCTGGGCCGAGCGTGACCCGGTCGCCGCGGCCCGCCTCCAGCGGTGCCGCCAGGTCGTGATCGCCACGGCCGAGGCACACACCCTGCCGCCGGAGAACCTGATCAGCCCGGACTTCATCCGTCGCCTGGCCTGGTCCCCACCGGAGGAGATCGCTCCACAGACCGTCGGCGAGACCCTGCGCGGCTTCGGCGCCCGCGACTGGCAGGTAGGCCTGATCGCCGACGCCCTCGCCAAGGCTCTCCCGGACCCCACCGCCTGA
- a CDS encoding S1C family serine protease, producing MTTAYDPFGVPGQFGVPGQRRPPQDPLLSLPDHPSGEWATAARPSAPPPRVGHPRPARRDTGPFLASPSGGAPYPVVAEPIEVGRRSRVAPALLALLLLGGAGFMAWRLDRADSRLNDRLAAAQQRESELTQRADRLEKQLAGVFDPEAISSSVLPSVFRVRAGDFTGTAFSVGDAAGEGKANLLTNFHVVESVWKTGGRKVFLERGKEEVSATIVKVDEGEDLALLRANRQIAGLAPAPAAVKPGQQVVVVGAPLGLEDTVTTGVVSAFRAGDGPTLQFDAPINPGNSGGPVVNAADEVIGVATAKARDAEGIGLAVPIKTACETFKVC from the coding sequence ATGACGACCGCCTACGACCCCTTCGGGGTGCCGGGCCAGTTCGGGGTGCCGGGCCAGCGCCGGCCGCCGCAGGACCCGCTGCTGAGCCTGCCCGACCATCCGTCCGGCGAGTGGGCGACCGCGGCGCGGCCGTCGGCGCCGCCGCCGCGGGTGGGTCATCCCCGTCCGGCGCGGCGCGACACCGGGCCCTTCCTGGCCTCGCCGTCCGGTGGGGCGCCGTATCCGGTCGTGGCCGAGCCGATCGAGGTGGGCCGCCGGAGCCGGGTGGCACCGGCCCTGCTGGCGCTGCTGCTGCTCGGCGGCGCCGGGTTCATGGCCTGGCGGCTCGACCGGGCCGACAGCCGGCTCAACGACCGGCTCGCGGCGGCGCAGCAGCGCGAGTCCGAGCTCACCCAGCGCGCCGACCGGCTGGAGAAGCAGCTCGCCGGGGTCTTCGACCCCGAGGCGATCTCGTCGTCGGTGCTGCCGAGCGTGTTCCGGGTCCGGGCCGGCGACTTCACGGGTACGGCCTTCTCGGTCGGCGACGCGGCCGGGGAAGGCAAGGCGAACCTGCTGACGAACTTCCACGTGGTCGAGTCCGTGTGGAAGACGGGCGGCCGCAAGGTGTTCCTCGAGCGCGGCAAGGAGGAGGTCTCCGCGACGATCGTCAAGGTCGACGAGGGCGAGGACCTGGCCCTGCTGCGGGCGAATCGCCAGATCGCCGGGCTCGCCCCGGCGCCGGCGGCGGTCAAGCCGGGCCAGCAGGTGGTCGTGGTGGGCGCGCCGCTCGGCCTGGAGGACACCGTGACGACCGGGGTGGTGAGCGCTTTCCGGGCCGGAGACGGTCCGACGTTGCAGTTCGACGCGCCGATCAACCCCGGCAACTCCGGCGGACCGGTCGTCAACGCCGCCGACGAGGTCATCGGCGTCGCCACCGCCAAGGCCCGCGACGCCGAGGGCATCGGCCTGGCCGTACCCATCAAGACCGCCTGCGAGACCTTCAAGGTCTGTTAG
- a CDS encoding DUF3000 domain-containing protein: MAPSPAAPEAFTRAVAGLRASAPREEILLEEISAPQRLAPYGFALSATVLRDGDEVASGRLILLHDPAGHDAWRGDLRLVTLITAELESDLAGDPLLPAVAWTWLTDGLEQHGAAYTAIGGTITQTTSTRFGELAGPAPTADLEIRASWTPTSDDLGAHLQGWCTMLASTAGLPPPGVTAFNRQRAAT; encoded by the coding sequence ATGGCGCCCTCCCCCGCTGCACCCGAGGCGTTCACCCGCGCGGTGGCCGGGCTGCGAGCGTCCGCGCCGCGCGAGGAGATCCTGCTCGAGGAGATCAGCGCGCCACAGCGGCTCGCACCGTACGGCTTCGCGCTCAGCGCCACCGTGCTGCGCGACGGCGACGAGGTGGCCAGCGGCCGGCTGATCCTGCTGCACGACCCGGCCGGGCACGACGCGTGGCGCGGCGACCTGCGGCTGGTCACGCTGATCACCGCGGAGCTGGAGTCGGATCTGGCCGGCGACCCGCTGCTGCCCGCCGTGGCCTGGACGTGGCTGACCGACGGCCTCGAGCAGCACGGGGCGGCCTACACCGCGATCGGCGGCACGATCACCCAGACCACCTCGACCCGCTTCGGCGAACTGGCCGGCCCGGCGCCGACCGCCGACCTGGAGATCCGGGCCTCCTGGACGCCGACCTCCGACGACCTCGGCGCCCACCTCCAAGGCTGGTGCACCATGCTCGCCTCCACCGCAGGCCTACCCCCACCGGGCGTCACGGCCTTCAACCGCCAAAGAGCGGCCACGTAG
- the hemE gene encoding uroporphyrinogen decarboxylase, whose protein sequence is MARVTNSSADSAFVRACRGQDVPHTPVWFMRQAGRSLPEYRKIREGVGMLESCRRPDLVTEITLQPVRRHGVDAAIFFSDIVVPLAAAGVDLDIVAGTGPVVAAPIRTRADVERLRPLEPGAVSYVSEAVRLLLPELGATPLIGFAGAPFTLASYLVEGGPSRTYLKTKAMMYGDPALWHELCSRLADITLAFLRVQVEAGVSAVQLFDSWAGALSEADYREYVLPHSARVLSSLEGAGVPRIHFGVGTAVLLRAMGEAGADVVGVDWRTPLGTAAGIVGPDRSLQGNLDPAVLFAPWEVVEREARRILAEGRAARGHVFNLGHGVMPETDPDVLTRLVDLVHKESASS, encoded by the coding sequence ATGGCGCGGGTGACCAACTCATCTGCCGATTCCGCCTTCGTGCGCGCCTGTCGCGGCCAGGACGTGCCGCACACTCCCGTCTGGTTCATGCGTCAGGCGGGCCGGTCCCTGCCCGAGTACCGCAAGATCCGTGAGGGTGTCGGCATGCTCGAGTCGTGCCGCCGGCCGGATCTGGTCACCGAGATCACCCTCCAGCCGGTGCGCCGGCACGGCGTCGACGCGGCCATCTTCTTCAGCGACATCGTGGTGCCGCTCGCGGCGGCCGGGGTCGACCTGGACATCGTCGCCGGCACCGGCCCGGTGGTGGCCGCGCCGATCCGCACCCGCGCGGACGTGGAGCGCCTGCGGCCGCTGGAGCCCGGCGCCGTTTCGTACGTGTCGGAGGCGGTCCGCCTGCTGCTTCCCGAGCTCGGCGCCACCCCGCTGATCGGCTTCGCCGGAGCGCCCTTCACCCTGGCCAGCTACCTGGTCGAGGGCGGGCCCTCCCGGACCTATCTCAAGACCAAGGCCATGATGTACGGCGACCCGGCGCTCTGGCACGAGCTGTGCTCCCGCCTCGCCGACATCACCCTGGCCTTCCTGCGGGTCCAGGTCGAGGCCGGGGTCAGCGCGGTCCAGCTCTTCGACTCCTGGGCCGGTGCGCTGTCCGAGGCCGACTACCGCGAGTACGTCCTGCCGCACTCGGCCCGGGTGCTCTCCAGCCTGGAGGGTGCGGGCGTGCCCCGCATCCACTTCGGCGTCGGCACCGCGGTGCTGCTGCGCGCGATGGGCGAGGCCGGCGCGGACGTGGTCGGCGTCGACTGGCGTACGCCGCTCGGCACGGCCGCGGGCATCGTCGGCCCGGACCGCTCGCTGCAGGGCAACCTCGACCCGGCGGTGCTCTTCGCCCCCTGGGAGGTCGTCGAGCGGGAGGCCCGCCGGATCCTCGCCGAGGGACGCGCGGCTCGCGGTCACGTGTTCAACCTCGGTCACGGGGTGATGCCCGAGACCGACCCGGACGTGCTGACCCGCCTCGTGGACCTGGTCCACAAGGAGAGTGCTAGTTCTTGA
- the hemG gene encoding protoporphyrinogen oxidase, whose amino-acid sequence MRKRVAIVGGGIAGLAAAVRIRDRAPAGTDIIVYEQSGRLGGKLRTGELAGATVERGAESFLASAPEGGESAAVRFVRRLGMGDALVHPAPIPAALAIEGRLERVPGGTLVGVPGDLSLLGELARPAADADRDEGRPLLAAGEDVTVGALVRSRYGDEIADRLVDPMLGGVYAGRADQLSLATTLPALARAARTEHTLAAAVRSAQAASVRVPGRPVFAAVDGGMSHLIAGAATAAGARISLGLPVRELTRTTHGWRLLLGPVPAPQTDDVDAVVLAVPASPAARMLAGVDPCASAEVDQLRYASVALAAFALPPGTPLPELSGFLVPPAEGTLVKAATFFTRKWPHLARADGPVIVRASLGRAGEEERLRHDDAVLAAAAHAELGRLAGGELPPPVASWVQRWGGGLPQYAPGHLDRVARARAALSGRPGLALAGAAYDGVGIPACVASGEKAADDVLIHLEER is encoded by the coding sequence GTGCGGAAGCGGGTGGCGATCGTCGGCGGCGGGATAGCCGGGCTGGCCGCCGCGGTGCGCATCCGGGACCGGGCACCCGCCGGCACCGACATCATCGTGTACGAGCAGTCCGGCCGTCTCGGCGGCAAGCTGCGCACCGGCGAGCTCGCGGGCGCCACGGTCGAGCGCGGCGCCGAGTCGTTCCTGGCGAGTGCGCCCGAGGGCGGCGAGTCGGCGGCGGTGCGGTTCGTGCGGCGCCTGGGGATGGGCGACGCGCTCGTGCATCCCGCGCCGATCCCGGCCGCGCTGGCGATCGAGGGCCGGCTGGAGCGGGTGCCCGGCGGGACGCTCGTGGGCGTGCCCGGGGATCTGAGCCTGCTAGGCGAGCTTGCGCGGCCGGCCGCGGACGCCGACCGGGACGAGGGCCGCCCGCTGCTCGCCGCGGGCGAGGACGTCACGGTCGGCGCGCTGGTCCGTTCCCGCTACGGCGACGAGATCGCCGACCGGCTCGTCGATCCGATGCTCGGCGGCGTGTACGCGGGCCGCGCCGACCAGCTCTCCCTGGCCACCACCCTGCCGGCCCTGGCCCGCGCCGCCCGCACCGAGCACACCCTGGCCGCCGCCGTCCGCTCGGCCCAGGCCGCGTCCGTCCGCGTGCCCGGCCGGCCGGTCTTCGCCGCCGTCGACGGCGGGATGAGCCACCTGATCGCCGGGGCGGCCACCGCCGCCGGCGCCCGGATCAGCCTGGGCCTGCCGGTACGCGAGCTGACCCGCACGACGCACGGATGGCGGCTGCTGCTCGGGCCGGTGCCCGCACCGCAGACCGACGACGTCGACGCGGTGGTGCTGGCCGTGCCCGCCAGTCCGGCGGCCCGCATGCTCGCCGGGGTCGATCCGTGCGCGTCCGCCGAGGTGGACCAGCTCCGGTACGCCAGCGTGGCCCTCGCCGCGTTCGCCCTGCCGCCCGGCACCCCGCTGCCCGAGCTCTCCGGCTTCCTCGTGCCGCCGGCCGAGGGCACCCTCGTCAAGGCGGCCACGTTCTTCACGCGCAAGTGGCCGCACCTCGCCCGCGCCGACGGCCCGGTGATCGTGCGCGCCTCGCTCGGGCGGGCCGGCGAGGAGGAGCGGCTGCGGCACGACGACGCCGTGCTCGCCGCCGCCGCGCACGCCGAGCTGGGCCGCCTCGCCGGCGGGGAGCTGCCGCCGCCGGTGGCATCGTGGGTGCAGCGCTGGGGCGGCGGGCTGCCCCAGTACGCCCCCGGCCACCTCGATCGTGTCGCGCGGGCCCGGGCCGCGCTGAGCGGGCGCCCCGGCCTCGCGCTGGCCGGCGCCGCGTACGACGGCGTGGGCATCCCGGCCTGTGTGGCCAGCGGCGAGAAAGCCGCCGACGACGTCCTGATACACCTGGAGGAGCGATGA
- the hemQ gene encoding hydrogen peroxide-dependent heme synthase: MSEAQTNAARINELNATIRYTMWSVFRATTPLPALRDDLAGEVDALFEQLAGKDVTVRGTYDVAGLRADADVMVWWHSGSSDALQEAYGLFRRTALGRHLTPVWSQMALHRPAEFNKSHLPAFLADEQPRPYICVYPFVRSYEWYLLPDEERRAMLAEHGKMARGYPDVRANTVASFALGDYEWMLAFEADELHRIVDLMRDLRASGARRHVREEVPFYTGRRRSVTEIIAALP, encoded by the coding sequence ATGAGCGAGGCGCAGACGAACGCCGCCCGGATCAACGAGCTGAACGCCACGATCCGCTACACCATGTGGTCGGTCTTCCGCGCCACGACGCCGCTGCCGGCCCTGCGCGACGACCTGGCCGGCGAGGTGGACGCGCTGTTCGAACAGCTCGCGGGCAAGGACGTCACGGTGCGGGGCACCTACGACGTCGCGGGGCTGCGCGCCGACGCCGACGTGATGGTGTGGTGGCACTCCGGTTCGTCCGACGCGCTGCAGGAGGCGTACGGGCTGTTCCGGCGTACCGCCCTGGGCCGGCACCTGACGCCGGTGTGGTCGCAGATGGCGCTGCACCGCCCGGCCGAGTTCAACAAGAGCCACCTGCCCGCGTTCCTCGCCGACGAGCAGCCGCGGCCGTACATCTGCGTGTATCCGTTCGTGCGGTCGTACGAGTGGTACCTGCTGCCCGACGAGGAGCGCCGCGCGATGCTCGCCGAGCACGGCAAGATGGCGCGCGGCTACCCGGACGTGCGGGCGAACACGGTCGCGTCGTTCGCGCTCGGCGACTACGAGTGGATGCTCGCCTTCGAAGCCGACGAGCTGCACCGCATCGTCGACCTGATGCGGGACCTGCGGGCTTCCGGCGCCCGCCGGCACGTCCGCGAGGAGGTGCCGTTCTACACCGGCCGCCGCCGCTCGGTCACCGAGATCATCGCCGCGCTGCCCTGA
- a CDS encoding GNAT family N-acetyltransferase — MHSPEEIRVASFRELGVATLYAILKLRVDVFVVEQACPYPELDGRDDEPGTRHVWLTRGDEILAYLRILDNGGADQIGRVVTAASARQGGYASRLVAHALTIIGDRPATLESQAPLTGFYGRFGFEVAGDAYEEDGITHVPMVRAARR; from the coding sequence ATGCATTCCCCGGAGGAGATCCGGGTGGCGTCGTTCCGCGAGCTCGGCGTCGCCACCCTGTACGCGATCCTCAAGCTGCGTGTCGACGTGTTCGTCGTCGAACAGGCCTGCCCGTACCCGGAGCTCGACGGGCGCGACGACGAGCCCGGCACCCGGCACGTCTGGCTGACCCGCGGCGACGAGATCCTCGCCTACCTGCGGATCCTCGACAACGGCGGCGCCGACCAGATCGGCCGGGTGGTGACCGCGGCGAGCGCGCGCCAGGGCGGCTACGCGAGCCGGCTCGTCGCGCACGCCCTCACGATCATCGGCGACCGGCCCGCCACTCTCGAGTCACAGGCACCACTGACCGGCTTCTACGGCCGCTTCGGCTTCGAGGTGGCGGGCGACGCATACGAGGAGGACGGCATCACCCACGTACCGATGGTCAGGGCAGCGCGGCGATGA
- a CDS encoding isoamylase early set domain-containing protein — MIKRSKLFGNKTRVTFCLPKDAPEGAVSVVGTFNDWRPGLHELKIRRDGTRTVTLSLEPGHYRFRYLASDGVWLDDEHADAVGPHGSELLL, encoded by the coding sequence ATGATCAAGCGGAGCAAGCTGTTCGGTAACAAGACCCGGGTGACGTTCTGCCTGCCCAAGGACGCCCCGGAAGGCGCCGTCAGCGTGGTCGGCACGTTCAACGACTGGAGGCCCGGGCTGCACGAGCTGAAGATCCGGCGGGACGGCACCCGTACGGTGACGCTGAGCCTCGAGCCCGGCCACTATCGCTTCCGGTACCTCGCCAGCGACGGCGTGTGGCTGGACGACGAGCACGCCGACGCGGTGGGTCCGCACGGCAGCGAGTTGCTTCTCTGA
- the wrbA gene encoding NAD(P)H:quinone oxidoreductase: MENVKLAVIYYSATGNIHEMAERLAQAGEKAGAEVRLRQVPELAPQEAIASNAAWSQHFDRTKDEPKAVADDLVWADAVLFGTPTRYGNVASQLKQFIDTLGPQWQQGLLADKAYAGFTASMTAHGGQESTLLALYNTIYHFGGVVVAPGYTDALKFNDGNPYGASHVTGGSNSAPLSEVEYAALDHLAQRVVTIAGKLRG; this comes from the coding sequence GTGGAGAACGTCAAACTGGCCGTCATCTACTACTCGGCGACCGGCAACATTCACGAGATGGCGGAGCGTCTGGCGCAGGCGGGCGAGAAGGCCGGCGCCGAGGTGCGGCTGCGCCAGGTTCCGGAGCTCGCGCCGCAGGAGGCGATCGCGTCGAACGCGGCGTGGAGCCAGCACTTCGACCGTACGAAGGACGAGCCCAAGGCGGTCGCGGACGACCTGGTCTGGGCCGACGCGGTGCTGTTCGGCACCCCGACGCGGTACGGCAACGTCGCCAGCCAGCTCAAGCAGTTCATCGACACGCTCGGCCCGCAGTGGCAGCAGGGCCTGCTCGCCGACAAGGCGTACGCCGGCTTCACCGCGTCGATGACCGCGCACGGCGGCCAGGAGTCGACGCTGCTGGCGCTCTACAACACCATCTACCACTTCGGCGGCGTGGTGGTGGCGCCCGGCTACACGGACGCGCTGAAGTTCAACGACGGCAACCCGTACGGCGCCTCGCACGTCACCGGCGGCTCCAACAGCGCGCCCCTGAGCGAGGTGGAGTACGCGGCCCTCGACCATCTTGCGCAGCGGGTGGTCACGATCGCGGGCAAGCTCCGGGGCTGA
- a CDS encoding DUF397 domain-containing protein: MAKKFELDLSDAVWRRSGTSEEAAVEVALLEGGVAVRDSRRPDGDVLFFTPAEWDAFVGGAKDGEFDL; the protein is encoded by the coding sequence GTGGCGAAGAAGTTCGAGTTGGACCTGAGTGACGCCGTGTGGCGCCGCAGTGGCACGTCCGAGGAGGCGGCGGTCGAAGTCGCCCTGCTGGAGGGTGGCGTGGCGGTCCGCGACTCCCGCCGCCCCGACGGCGACGTCCTCTTCTTCACCCCCGCCGAGTGGGACGCCTTCGTCGGCGGCGCCAAGGACGGCGAGTTCGACCTTTAG
- a CDS encoding thymidylate synthase, producing the protein MADTQYEQLLRRVLESGTPKADRTGTGTVSLFGERLRYDLSRGFPLITTKRVHFKSVAVELLWFLRGDSNVQWLRDQGVTIWDEWADADGELGPVYGKQWRSWPTPDGGHADQIADLLATLRRDPDSRRMIVSAWNVSQLPEMALAPCHAMFQFYVADGRLSCQLYQRSADMFLGVPFNIASYALLTHMIAAQAGLAPGDFIWVGGDCHVYNNHVEQVSEQLSREAYEFPTLELAAKPSLFDYTYEDFTVVGYQHHPALRAPVAV; encoded by the coding sequence ATGGCCGACACCCAGTACGAACAGTTGCTGCGCCGGGTCCTCGAGAGCGGCACTCCCAAGGCGGACCGGACGGGCACCGGCACGGTCAGCCTCTTCGGTGAACGGCTGCGCTACGACCTCTCCCGCGGCTTCCCGCTGATCACGACCAAGCGCGTGCACTTCAAGTCGGTCGCCGTCGAGCTCTTGTGGTTCCTGCGCGGTGACAGCAACGTCCAGTGGCTGCGCGACCAGGGCGTCACCATCTGGGACGAATGGGCCGACGCCGACGGCGAGCTCGGCCCGGTCTACGGCAAGCAGTGGCGGTCCTGGCCGACCCCGGACGGCGGGCACGCGGACCAGATCGCCGACCTGCTGGCCACGCTGCGTCGCGACCCCGACTCGCGCCGGATGATCGTCTCCGCCTGGAACGTGTCCCAGTTGCCGGAGATGGCGCTGGCGCCGTGCCACGCGATGTTCCAGTTCTACGTCGCCGACGGCCGGCTCTCCTGCCAGCTCTACCAGCGCAGCGCCGACATGTTCCTCGGCGTACCGTTCAACATCGCCAGCTACGCCCTGCTGACCCACATGATCGCGGCGCAGGCCGGCCTCGCGCCGGGTGACTTCATCTGGGTGGGCGGCGACTGCCACGTCTACAACAACCACGTGGAGCAGGTGAGCGAGCAACTCTCCCGCGAGGCGTACGAGTTCCCCACGCTGGAACTGGCCGCGAAGCCGTCCCTCTTCGACTACACGTACGAGGACTTCACGGTGGTCGGCTATCAGCACCACCCGGCCCTGCGCGCCCCGGTAGCGGTATGA
- a CDS encoding dihydrofolate reductase codes for MTIHMIWAEARGGVIGANGDIPWHVPGEQKIFKDFTMGATVVMGRTTWESLPERVRPLPGRHNVVLTRRPGWTAPGATVVASVQDLLAHHDEFWVIGGQSVYTALLPHAGHIVRTRIDLDVAGDTFAPELDPRWRVAEEGEWHTAENGVRFVVEQLHAV; via the coding sequence ATGACGATCCACATGATCTGGGCCGAGGCCCGCGGCGGAGTGATCGGCGCGAACGGCGACATCCCCTGGCACGTGCCGGGCGAGCAGAAGATCTTCAAGGACTTCACGATGGGTGCCACCGTCGTGATGGGGCGCACGACGTGGGAGTCGCTGCCGGAGCGCGTCCGCCCGTTACCCGGACGCCACAACGTGGTCCTGACCCGCAGGCCCGGCTGGACCGCCCCGGGCGCGACGGTGGTCGCCTCCGTGCAGGATCTGCTCGCCCACCACGACGAGTTCTGGGTGATCGGCGGACAGTCGGTCTACACGGCGTTGTTACCTCATGCGGGCCACATCGTCCGCACCCGCATCGACCTCGATGTCGCCGGTGACACGTTCGCACCGGAGCTGGATCCCCGATGGCGGGTCGCCGAGGAGGGCGAGTGGCACACCGCCGAGAACGGCGTGAGATTCGTGGTGGAGCAGCTCCACGCGGTCTGA
- the msrB gene encoding peptide-methionine (R)-S-oxide reductase MsrB, whose amino-acid sequence MAPDDTTLPTTEDEWRIRLSPDEFRVLRQAGTEAPWSGEYVNTKEEGTYRCRACGAELYPSDTKFESGCGWPSFDDAIPGAIKEIDDHSHGMVRTEIRCARCDSHLGHVFRGEMMTAKNTRHCVNSLSLRLNPKQ is encoded by the coding sequence ATGGCACCCGACGACACCACCCTGCCCACCACCGAGGACGAGTGGCGGATCCGCCTCAGCCCGGACGAGTTCCGCGTGCTGCGCCAGGCCGGCACCGAGGCACCCTGGTCCGGCGAGTACGTGAACACCAAGGAAGAGGGCACGTACCGGTGCCGCGCCTGCGGGGCCGAGCTCTACCCGAGCGACACCAAGTTCGAATCCGGCTGCGGATGGCCCTCCTTCGACGACGCCATCCCGGGCGCCATCAAGGAGATCGACGACCACAGCCACGGCATGGTCCGCACGGAGATCCGCTGCGCCCGCTGCGACAGCCACCTGGGCCACGTCTTCCGCGGCGAGATGATGACCGCCAAGAACACCCGCCACTGCGTCAACAGCCTGTCCCTCCGCCTGAACCCGAAGCAGTAG